Proteins co-encoded in one Dyella japonica A8 genomic window:
- a CDS encoding type 1 glutamine amidotransferase domain-containing protein, translated as MAKRILHVVTNVSHYADPHHLTGLWLSELTHAWHVFAEHGFEQHLVSPKGGVSPLEPRSLKWPLADASVKQWLTDPRSQELLRTTARPEDINPMEYDAIYFTGGHGVMWDFPDDAGLQHITRDIYERGGIVSSVCHGYCGLLNTTLSDGTLLVAGRKLTGYAWPEEVLAGVAKDVPYNAEQAMKDRGALYEKALLPFVSNVVVDGRLVTGQNPGSAKATARKVAALLQAGA; from the coding sequence ATGGCCAAGCGCATTCTGCACGTCGTCACCAACGTGTCGCACTATGCCGACCCCCATCACCTGACTGGCCTGTGGCTTTCTGAACTTACGCATGCCTGGCACGTCTTTGCGGAACATGGCTTCGAACAACACCTGGTAAGCCCCAAGGGTGGCGTATCGCCACTGGAGCCGCGCTCCCTGAAATGGCCGTTGGCGGATGCCTCGGTGAAGCAATGGCTGACCGACCCGCGCAGCCAGGAACTGCTGAGGACCACAGCGCGCCCCGAAGACATCAACCCCATGGAATACGATGCCATCTATTTCACCGGTGGCCACGGCGTCATGTGGGATTTCCCCGATGATGCCGGCTTGCAGCACATCACCCGGGACATCTACGAGCGCGGCGGCATCGTCTCCTCCGTGTGCCACGGATATTGCGGCCTGCTTAACACCACACTCTCGGACGGCACCCTGCTGGTCGCTGGCCGCAAGCTCACCGGCTACGCCTGGCCAGAGGAAGTTCTCGCCGGAGTCGCCAAGGACGTGCCCTACAACGCCGAGCAGGCCATGAAGGATCGTGGCGCGCTGTACGAAAAGGCGCTGCTGCCCTTCGTGTCGAACGTGGTCGTCGATGGGCGGCTGGTCACGGGCCAGAACCCCGGCTCGGCGAAGGCCACGGCCCGAAAGGTTGCCGCCCTCCTGCAAGCGGGCGCTTGA
- a CDS encoding coniferyl aldehyde dehydrogenase translates to MTLAPEATSQIDAAALLTRQRAAFLREGAPSIQQRKDHLARLRAAVLAYRDELEAAVSADFGHRSRHETAVMELVGVIQSVDYLTRKLRRFMRPERRHVAFTYRSGKAYVEHQPKGVIGVMAPWNYPISLTLIPLATALAAGNRAMLKPSELTPRTSDVLKKLLTETFRPDEVAVVLGGPEVGAAFSGLPFDHLLFTGSTQVGRKVMKAASDHLVPVTLELGGKSPTVVARGQVNERTMGSIVFGKLANAGQTCVAPDYALVHEDDAEAFITQFDATVRRFYPAGPTSADYTSIVSHGHYERLKNLLEDARGKGARVIKAGNHPEHAANRVRTLAPTLVVSAGDEAAIMQEEIFGPILPVRTYRTMGEVIDYINARPRPLALYYFGNRDADGEELLARTTSGNVGINNTMMHVAQDDLPFGGIGPSGMGAYHGIEGFRAMSHAKGVFIQGRWNLPSLLRAPFGKFMDLALAATLKSRRLPPPETPAPGLHQGA, encoded by the coding sequence ATGACGCTCGCCCCAGAAGCCACTTCCCAGATTGACGCTGCAGCCCTGCTGACTCGGCAGCGCGCCGCTTTTCTCCGCGAAGGCGCCCCGTCGATCCAGCAGCGAAAAGATCACCTCGCCCGCCTGCGCGCCGCGGTGCTGGCCTACCGCGACGAACTGGAGGCAGCCGTGAGCGCCGATTTCGGACACCGCTCGCGACACGAGACGGCGGTGATGGAACTGGTCGGCGTGATCCAGTCCGTCGATTACCTGACCCGGAAACTGCGCCGCTTCATGAGGCCCGAACGTCGACATGTCGCCTTCACCTACCGCAGCGGCAAGGCTTACGTAGAACACCAGCCCAAGGGCGTCATCGGCGTGATGGCGCCGTGGAACTATCCGATCTCGTTGACGCTCATCCCGTTGGCGACGGCCCTGGCCGCAGGCAATCGCGCGATGCTCAAGCCCTCGGAACTGACGCCGCGCACCAGTGACGTATTGAAAAAACTGCTGACCGAGACGTTTCGCCCCGATGAAGTGGCGGTGGTGCTCGGCGGGCCGGAGGTGGGTGCGGCATTCAGCGGCCTGCCCTTCGACCATTTGCTGTTCACGGGAAGCACGCAGGTGGGTCGCAAGGTGATGAAGGCTGCCAGCGACCATCTTGTACCCGTCACTCTGGAACTGGGCGGCAAGAGCCCGACGGTGGTGGCGCGCGGCCAGGTCAACGAACGCACCATGGGAAGCATTGTCTTCGGCAAGCTGGCCAACGCCGGGCAGACCTGCGTGGCTCCCGACTATGCGCTGGTGCACGAAGATGATGCCGAAGCATTCATCACGCAGTTCGATGCCACGGTACGCCGCTTCTATCCGGCTGGCCCCACCAGCGCGGACTACACATCCATCGTCAGCCACGGTCACTACGAGCGCCTGAAAAATCTGCTCGAGGATGCACGTGGAAAAGGTGCGCGGGTGATCAAGGCGGGCAATCATCCGGAGCACGCCGCCAATCGCGTGCGCACGCTTGCCCCCACGCTGGTTGTCAGTGCCGGTGACGAGGCCGCCATCATGCAGGAGGAGATCTTCGGCCCCATCCTGCCAGTGCGAACCTATCGGACGATGGGCGAAGTCATCGATTACATCAATGCCCGCCCCCGGCCACTGGCGCTCTACTACTTCGGAAACCGTGATGCCGACGGCGAAGAACTGCTGGCCCGCACCACCTCGGGCAATGTCGGCATCAACAACACCATGATGCACGTTGCGCAGGATGACCTGCCCTTCGGAGGCATCGGGCCGAGCGGCATGGGTGCGTATCACGGCATTGAAGGCTTCCGGGCGATGAGCCACGCCAAGGGCGTGTTCATCCAGGGCCGCTGGAACCTGCCGAGCCTGCTCCGGGCGCCGTTCGGCAAATTCATGGATCTGGCCCTGGCGGCGACACTCAAATCCAGGCGACTGCCGCCTCCCGAAACACCGGCCCCGGGGCTGCATCAAGGGGCTTGA